In the genome of Desulfuromonas sp. DDH964, one region contains:
- a CDS encoding DedA family protein: MENWLINLFDWLPDGWRYCLLLGLVAFFESLPAVGLLVPGSTLILFAGFLALHGKGAIAAVIVCSAIGAILGDLCSYWLGARSGVALLQSPLLRRRLELVRQAELFFSAHGGKSVFFARFVGPVRGLVPFIAGCTQMRPGLMTGYVLISGVLWGLAYPGLGYLAGASWQRVELWSGRFSLLIGLLLAVTVLAVWGRRKLAKRRERGGRKALHGGKNSPKMPAAEPPAKDDR, encoded by the coding sequence ATGGAAAACTGGCTGATCAACCTCTTCGACTGGCTCCCCGATGGCTGGCGCTACTGCCTGCTGCTGGGGCTGGTCGCCTTTTTCGAGTCGCTGCCGGCCGTCGGCCTGCTGGTCCCGGGGAGCACCCTGATCCTCTTTGCCGGCTTTCTCGCCCTGCACGGCAAGGGGGCGATTGCCGCGGTCATCGTCTGTTCCGCCATCGGCGCCATCCTCGGCGATCTTTGCAGCTACTGGCTCGGCGCCCGCTCCGGCGTCGCCCTGCTGCAGTCGCCGCTGCTGCGGCGCCGCCTGGAGCTGGTCCGCCAGGCCGAACTCTTCTTCTCCGCCCATGGCGGCAAAAGCGTCTTCTTTGCCCGCTTTGTCGGGCCGGTACGCGGCCTCGTCCCCTTCATCGCTGGCTGCACCCAGATGCGTCCCGGCCTGATGACCGGCTACGTTCTCATCAGCGGCGTCCTCTGGGGCCTGGCCTATCCCGGCCTCGGCTATCTCGCCGGGGCGAGCTGGCAGCGGGTTGAGCTCTGGAGCGGCCGGTTCAGCCTGCTCATTGGCCTGTTGCTGGCGGTGACGGTACTGGCCGTATGGGGGCGCCGGAAGCTGGCGAAAAGACGGGAGCGGGGCGGGAGGAAAGCGTTGCACGGCGGCAAAAATTCACCTAAGATGCCAGCTGCCGAACCACCAGCCAAGGACGACCGCTGA
- a CDS encoding HD domain-containing protein, whose product MDPIKLLEKFYPPGTLAHRALLRHSQRVAAHAVTVARHLAATVAVDVQFVEEAALLHDIGILHTDAPEIGCFGSLPYLAHASMGREMLEAEGLPRHALVCERHVGVGLTAAEIIALRLPLPPREMLPLTLEEEIVAYADLFYSKNPVEQDRPRPVAEVRAKLAGYGAEKVTVFDRWHARFTA is encoded by the coding sequence TTGGATCCGATAAAACTGCTGGAGAAATTCTACCCGCCGGGAACCCTGGCCCACCGCGCGCTGTTGAGGCACAGTCAGCGGGTCGCCGCCCATGCCGTTACCGTAGCGCGCCACCTGGCCGCGACCGTTGCGGTCGATGTCCAATTCGTCGAGGAGGCGGCGCTCCTCCATGATATCGGCATCCTCCACACCGATGCCCCGGAGATCGGCTGCTTCGGCTCCCTCCCCTATCTCGCCCACGCCAGCATGGGGCGGGAAATGCTCGAAGCCGAAGGGCTGCCACGCCATGCCCTGGTCTGCGAGCGCCACGTCGGGGTCGGCCTGACCGCGGCGGAAATCATCGCCCTCAGGCTTCCGCTGCCGCCCCGGGAGATGCTGCCGCTGACCCTCGAAGAAGAGATCGTCGCCTACGCCGATCTCTTCTATTCCAAGAACCCCGTCGAGCAGGACCGCCCGCGGCCGGTCGCCGAGGTCCGCGCCAAGCTGGCCGGGTACGGGGCCGAAAAGGTCACCGTCTTCGATCGCTGGCACGCCCGCTTCACCGCCTGA
- a CDS encoding agmatine deiminase family protein → MNLRLPAEWEEQDGILLAWPHPDSDWAPWLFDVEPVFIAIAAAASRYCQVLIVAPQPGLIPARLEDAGARMERLRLATLPTNDTWARDFGPITVLAEGKPLLLDFGFNGWGLKFPADRDNQVTRRLAEAGYFGQLERRVPGLVLEGGSIESDGNGLFLTTAECLLGPNRNPHLDRQGLEGELQRWLGASHILWLENGYLAGDDTDSHIDTLARLCPDNTIVYVSCPDPEDEHHAALGRMAMELQHLRNAAGEPFRLLALPWPQPIYDAAGNRLPATYANFLVLNGAVLVPTYADPADAVALAIIGQAFPGRDVIGIDCRPLLLQHGSLHCVTMQLPAGVLAKG, encoded by the coding sequence ATGAATCTACGCCTGCCGGCCGAATGGGAGGAGCAGGATGGTATCCTCCTCGCCTGGCCCCATCCTGACAGTGACTGGGCCCCCTGGCTCTTTGATGTGGAGCCGGTCTTTATCGCCATCGCCGCCGCCGCCAGCCGTTACTGCCAGGTCCTGATCGTGGCGCCGCAACCCGGGCTGATTCCTGCCCGCCTCGAGGATGCCGGGGCGCGCATGGAGCGGCTGCGCCTCGCCACCCTGCCGACCAACGACACCTGGGCCCGGGATTTCGGTCCGATCACCGTCCTGGCGGAGGGGAAACCGCTCCTTCTCGATTTCGGTTTCAATGGCTGGGGGCTAAAGTTCCCGGCCGACCGCGACAACCAGGTCACCCGCCGCCTTGCCGAAGCCGGCTATTTCGGCCAACTGGAGCGCCGGGTACCGGGGCTGGTCCTCGAGGGGGGGAGCATCGAAAGCGACGGCAATGGTCTGTTTCTGACCACTGCCGAATGTCTGCTCGGTCCCAACCGCAACCCGCACCTCGACCGGCAGGGGCTGGAAGGGGAGTTGCAACGCTGGCTCGGCGCCAGTCACATCCTCTGGCTCGAGAACGGCTACCTGGCCGGCGACGACACCGATTCCCATATCGACACCCTGGCCCGGCTCTGTCCGGACAACACCATCGTCTATGTCAGCTGCCCCGACCCCGAGGACGAACACCATGCCGCCCTCGGCCGCATGGCGATGGAGCTCCAGCACCTGCGCAACGCCGCCGGCGAACCGTTCCGCCTCCTCGCCCTCCCCTGGCCGCAACCGATCTACGATGCGGCCGGAAACCGGCTGCCGGCGACCTATGCCAACTTCCTGGTGCTCAACGGCGCGGTGCTGGTGCCGACCTACGCCGACCCGGCCGACGCGGTTGCCCTCGCCATCATCGGCCAGGCCTTTCCCGGGCGGGATGTCATCGGCATCGACTGCCGGCCGCTGCTGCTGCAGCACGGCTCGCTCCATTGCGTGACGATGCAGCTCCCGGCAGGGGTACTGGCGAAGGGATAA